In Juglans regia cultivar Chandler chromosome 5, Walnut 2.0, whole genome shotgun sequence, the following are encoded in one genomic region:
- the LOC108992481 gene encoding hippocampus abundant transcript-like protein 1 isoform X2, with product MVILPLLGQLADEHGRKPMLLLTISTSIFPFALLAWNQSTEFVYAYYVLRTISYILSQGSIFCIAVAYAADVVDDSKRAAAFSWITGLCSASHVLGNLLARFLPEKYIFPVSIALLIFCPVYMQLFLVETVKLAPKRDQDSSCFTKTINIFHKRFKSMREAATIVISSPTLRGISIVSFFYELGMSGITGVLMYYLKAAFGFEKNQFSEILMMVGIGSIVSQMLVLPVINPLVGEKVILCMGLLASIAYALFDGLAWAAWVPYLSASFKVVVVLVRPATYAIISKASSSTNQGKAQGFIAGVESIASLLSPLVMSPLTSWFISKSAPFNCKGFSLVCASICMVIALCYACLLKPDEASNCVSESGDDIEAPLLGDS from the exons ATGGTGATACTTCCACTTCTAGGCCAGCTTGCAGATGAGCATGGGCGGAAACCAATGCTCCTTCTTACCATATCTACTTCCATATTTCCCTTTG CGTTACTTGCCTGGAATCAGTCTACGGAATTTGTATATGCATACTATGTGCTTCGTACGATTTCGTATATTCTAAGTCAAGGGAGTATTTTCTGCATTGCTGTTGCTTATGCG GCAGATGTTGTCGATGACAGTAAGAGGGCTGCAGCTTTTAGTTGGATTACAGGTCTTTGTTCTGCTTCACATGTATTAGGAAATCTACTGGCACGTTTTCTTCCTGAAAAATACATTTTCCCG GTTTCCATAGCTCTCTTGATATTTTGTCCAGTTTATATGCAACTCTTTCTGGTTGAGACAGTTAAACTGGCTCCCAAAAGGGATCAAGATTCATCTTGCTTTACAAAGACAATTAATATTTTCCATAAACGATTCAAATCAATGAGAGAGGCAGCCACAATAGTTATAAGCAG TCCGACACTCAGGGGCATTTCTATTGTTTCCTTCTTCTATGAATTGGGAATGTCTGGCATTACTGGTGTCTTAATG TACTATCTGAAGGCtgcttttggttttgaaaagaATCAATTTTCTGAAATTCTGATGATGGTTGGAATTGGTTCGATTGTGTCTCAG ATGTTGGTGCTTCCAGTAATCAATCCATTGGTTGGAGAGAAGGTGATATTGTGCATGGGTTTACTTGCTTCAATAGCTTAT GCATTGTTTGACGGCCTTGCTTGGGCAGCATGG GTGCCATACCTCAGTGCCTCATTTAAAGTTGTTGTTGTCCTTGTACGACCTGCT ACTTATGCTATCATTTCCAAAGCATCAAGTTCAACCAATCAG GGGAAAGCACAAGGATTTATTGCTGGTGTGGAATCAATAGCAAGTCTGTTATCACCACTTGTAATGAGTCCATTAACTT CATGGTTCATATCTAAAAGTGCCCCATTCAACTGCAAAGGTTTCAGCCTTGTATGTGCATCCATATGCATG GTTATTGCTTTATGTTATGCTTGCTTGCTTAAACCTGACGAAGCCTCAAACTGCGTTTCGGAGTCGGGGGATGACATTGAAGCTCCACTTCTAGGTGATAGTTAA
- the LOC108992481 gene encoding hippocampus abundant transcript-like protein 1 isoform X1 produces MVLGKLFAKRQGGGSDHMAWKKTGVGELRPMLHLLMPLCIHWVAEEMTVSVLVDVVTRALCPDESTCTQAIYINGLQQTIVGTFKMVILPLLGQLADEHGRKPMLLLTISTSIFPFALLAWNQSTEFVYAYYVLRTISYILSQGSIFCIAVAYAADVVDDSKRAAAFSWITGLCSASHVLGNLLARFLPEKYIFPVSIALLIFCPVYMQLFLVETVKLAPKRDQDSSCFTKTINIFHKRFKSMREAATIVISSPTLRGISIVSFFYELGMSGITGVLMYYLKAAFGFEKNQFSEILMMVGIGSIVSQMLVLPVINPLVGEKVILCMGLLASIAYALFDGLAWAAWVPYLSASFKVVVVLVRPATYAIISKASSSTNQGKAQGFIAGVESIASLLSPLVMSPLTSWFISKSAPFNCKGFSLVCASICMVIALCYACLLKPDEASNCVSESGDDIEAPLLGDS; encoded by the exons ATGGTCTTGGGCAAATTATTTGCAAAACGACAAGGTGGTGGTAGTGATCACATGGCGTGGAAGAAGACTGGTGTCGGGGAGCTTAGGCCCATGCTTCACTTGCTAATGCCACTCTGCATTCACTGGGTTGCTGAGGAAATGACTGTTTCGGTTCTTGTTGATGTTGTTACTCGCGCCCTTTGTCCGGATGAGTCGACCTGCACCCAAGCTATTTATATTAATGGTCTTCAACAAACG ATTGTTGGAACTTTCAAGATGGTGATACTTCCACTTCTAGGCCAGCTTGCAGATGAGCATGGGCGGAAACCAATGCTCCTTCTTACCATATCTACTTCCATATTTCCCTTTG CGTTACTTGCCTGGAATCAGTCTACGGAATTTGTATATGCATACTATGTGCTTCGTACGATTTCGTATATTCTAAGTCAAGGGAGTATTTTCTGCATTGCTGTTGCTTATGCG GCAGATGTTGTCGATGACAGTAAGAGGGCTGCAGCTTTTAGTTGGATTACAGGTCTTTGTTCTGCTTCACATGTATTAGGAAATCTACTGGCACGTTTTCTTCCTGAAAAATACATTTTCCCG GTTTCCATAGCTCTCTTGATATTTTGTCCAGTTTATATGCAACTCTTTCTGGTTGAGACAGTTAAACTGGCTCCCAAAAGGGATCAAGATTCATCTTGCTTTACAAAGACAATTAATATTTTCCATAAACGATTCAAATCAATGAGAGAGGCAGCCACAATAGTTATAAGCAG TCCGACACTCAGGGGCATTTCTATTGTTTCCTTCTTCTATGAATTGGGAATGTCTGGCATTACTGGTGTCTTAATG TACTATCTGAAGGCtgcttttggttttgaaaagaATCAATTTTCTGAAATTCTGATGATGGTTGGAATTGGTTCGATTGTGTCTCAG ATGTTGGTGCTTCCAGTAATCAATCCATTGGTTGGAGAGAAGGTGATATTGTGCATGGGTTTACTTGCTTCAATAGCTTAT GCATTGTTTGACGGCCTTGCTTGGGCAGCATGG GTGCCATACCTCAGTGCCTCATTTAAAGTTGTTGTTGTCCTTGTACGACCTGCT ACTTATGCTATCATTTCCAAAGCATCAAGTTCAACCAATCAG GGGAAAGCACAAGGATTTATTGCTGGTGTGGAATCAATAGCAAGTCTGTTATCACCACTTGTAATGAGTCCATTAACTT CATGGTTCATATCTAAAAGTGCCCCATTCAACTGCAAAGGTTTCAGCCTTGTATGTGCATCCATATGCATG GTTATTGCTTTATGTTATGCTTGCTTGCTTAAACCTGACGAAGCCTCAAACTGCGTTTCGGAGTCGGGGGATGACATTGAAGCTCCACTTCTAGGTGATAGTTAA